One Candidatus Nitrososphaera evergladensis SR1 genomic window carries:
- a CDS encoding Nramp family divalent metal transporter, with protein MVDSAADKKDAVPRPNDSSSPQDANRRPHKTKKMQSSFAKIIGPGVITGASDDDPSGIATYSQAGAKFGAGLLWMALFQYPLMSAIQEMCARIGLVTGNGLAAVMASKYSRKIVLPISVLLLAANTINIGADISAMAASTRLIFPQVPFIAASVAFAALMTAALIAVPYRRYVRVLKYLTLFLFAYVITAAIVGGKWDEILVASVVPHVEFSAEFAMLFVAIFGTTISPYLFFWQTSEEAEEDVDKGKKKEIDSPEKPRVSKKEVRLMKADVMVGMGFSQLIMWSIIVTTAGSLHANGVTDITTVEQAAKALEPLVNSFPHAGTISKSIFALGVIGTGLLSVPVLAGASGYALADVFGWKQGLSKKFGQARSFYLVIAASVIVGLSLNFLNIDPIQALVYSAVINAVVSVPILFVLLRIANDKKILGSRVNRRVSNVLGWLTFAIMAASVCIMLAAWGR; from the coding sequence TTGGTTGATTCTGCTGCTGACAAAAAGGACGCGGTCCCAAGGCCCAACGATTCGTCGTCGCCGCAAGATGCAAACCGACGACCACATAAAACAAAAAAGATGCAATCATCTTTTGCCAAGATAATCGGGCCGGGCGTGATAACGGGGGCTTCCGATGACGACCCGTCGGGGATAGCGACCTATTCACAGGCAGGTGCCAAGTTTGGCGCAGGGCTTCTCTGGATGGCACTGTTCCAGTATCCGCTAATGTCTGCAATCCAAGAGATGTGCGCCAGAATAGGCCTCGTCACGGGAAACGGCCTTGCAGCAGTCATGGCCAGCAAGTACTCCCGCAAAATAGTCCTGCCAATTTCGGTCCTGCTTCTTGCGGCAAACACCATCAACATTGGCGCCGACATCTCGGCCATGGCGGCGTCTACGCGCCTGATATTTCCCCAGGTCCCGTTCATTGCGGCAAGCGTCGCCTTTGCCGCCCTGATGACTGCGGCATTGATAGCAGTCCCGTACAGGAGGTACGTCAGAGTGCTAAAGTATCTGACGCTGTTTTTGTTTGCGTACGTCATTACGGCGGCAATTGTGGGCGGCAAGTGGGATGAGATCCTAGTTGCAAGCGTGGTGCCGCACGTGGAATTCAGCGCCGAGTTTGCGATGCTGTTTGTGGCAATTTTCGGCACGACGATATCTCCGTACCTGTTCTTCTGGCAGACTTCAGAAGAAGCAGAAGAGGATGTCGACAAGGGAAAGAAAAAAGAGATAGACAGCCCGGAAAAACCAAGGGTATCCAAAAAAGAAGTCAGGCTGATGAAGGCCGATGTGATGGTTGGCATGGGCTTTTCGCAGCTTATAATGTGGTCCATCATCGTCACCACGGCAGGCAGCCTGCACGCCAACGGAGTGACAGACATCACTACCGTAGAGCAGGCTGCAAAAGCGCTGGAGCCGCTTGTAAACTCGTTTCCGCACGCCGGCACCATTTCAAAGAGCATATTTGCCCTGGGAGTCATCGGGACAGGGCTCTTGTCGGTGCCTGTCCTGGCGGGGGCAAGCGGGTATGCGCTGGCCGACGTTTTTGGATGGAAGCAGGGGCTGAGCAAAAAGTTTGGCCAGGCCAGATCATTTTACCTCGTAATTGCCGCATCCGTGATCGTCGGGCTGTCGCTTAATTTTCTAAACATCGATCCAATTCAGGCGCTGGTATATTCTGCAGTGATAAACGCCGTTGTTTCTGTTCCCATCCTGTTTGTCCTGCTCAGGATTGCCAATGACAAAAAGATACTTGGAAGCAGGGTAAACAGGCGAGTCTCCAATGTCCTTGGGTGGCTCACGTTTGCCATAATGGCCGCCTCTGTCTGCATCATGCTTGCGGCATGGGGAAGATAA